In Gimesia panareensis, the genomic window ATCCCGGTGCGCGTCGCTGTTTTGACGAAAGCCCAGGAAACCCACTTTATTCGCATGGTACAGAGTGATGAGCGCAGCAATCTGCTGTATGCACCCAAGGTAACTGTGTTTAACGGGCAACGTGCCACTGTCTCCGACATCGTCCAGCGTCCGTTTGTCATTGGGCTCCGGAAAAATGAAAATGCGGAACTCCAACCCAAAATAAAAGTCATTGACGATGGCAGAAACCTCACATTCAGGACCGTCATCTCAGACGAAGGTTCCGAGGTCAATCTCAAAGGACTGATCGAACTGAGTCAGATTGTGGATGTCAATTTCTACACAACCCAGATCGCTGGAAAAGAAAGGACCATACAAATTCCCCGCGTCATCCGCAGGAGTATTACTGTCGCGTCCAGTCTGAAAGACGAACAGACTTTACTCGTGTGTATCCCTCCTGCATTTCAGCAGAAACTCTTTCAATACGTGATGCTCAAAGTTCGTATTCTCGATGAGCCACTGGCCCGGTAAAAAGCGGTCATTTTAATAACGGAATCTGGCTGCCAGGACCGTCTTCAGAAAACAGAAATGAAAATTAGTTGTATCGTTCATAGAAATATCTCTCTGCAGCAGCTTTCGCAGAGCGCCGTCGTATACCTGCTGAGAAGGAACGTTGAACATGAATGGATTCGAACAGACGCTCGTTACTCTGAATAACACCGCGGAGCCGGTGATCGAAACGTTGATCGCACCCGCATTGACTGCTGCATTCCTCATGCTGTTTGTCCTGGCGGTCAATCTGCTGCTGCGCAAATGGCTCACCGCTGCCCAGATGGGGTTGCTCTGGGGCCTGGTTCTCCTCAGGCTCGCTATGCCCTTCGGGCCTGAAAGTTCCTTCAGCCTGCAGAACCTGATCTTTGTGATCGAGCAGAATACAATCGAGGCGGAGCGCCCCGTTGATCCCTGGCGCCCGGCAGACCAGGTATCACAGTGGGCCACTCCGGACAGTGCTCCGCAGGCAGTTGCCCTTCTCGCGACCAACCCCGCCCCGGAACCGGAAAACGGCTTCACGACTGCTCTGTTCCAGAAACTGATCTACCTCCTGGACTTCTTACTTTCATGGTCCCCTTTCATCTGGCTCGCCGGTGCGATCGGCCTGCTGTCACGCACCATCATCGGCCATTGGCGCTTCACTCGAATCGTCAGCCGCGGCACTGCTGCATCTGACGGACGCTTGATACAACTCTGGGCAGACTGCTGCCGGGAAGTCTCCTTCCGTCGCACGATCCCGATTGTTATCCTCGATGAACTGGCGCAGCCCGCCGTCTGCGGCCTGTTCCGCCCCAAGCTCTTATTACCCGCTGATGTGGCTGATCTCGATGATCGACAACTCCGGCTCATCATGCTCCACGAGTTGACACATCTTATTCGTCGGGACCTGTGGGTCAACTGGATTCTATTCGGCTTGAAACTCCTGTACTGGTGGAATCCCACTTACTGGCTCGCTGCCACCCGTTACTTCAGCCTGCGCGAACAATCCCGCGATGCCATGGTCCTCCACTGGCTGGAACAGCATCACGTAAACCAGCAGGAATTCGATTACCCCCGCGATTACAGCGAACTCCTGCTCACGCTCGCCCAGCGGCCGGACACGGGAGCCCGCTGGCGGATTTCCCTCCCGGTCTCGATGCTTGGTTTTCTGAAAAATCCTCTGCGCAAGCGTTCGCTTGCGAACCGCCTCAAAGCACTCCGCACAGCGACGGTCAAAGTGCACCCGTTACACAGGACGCTTGTCATCTCCGCACTCATGCTCTTTACAATCAGCGGTTTGACCGATGCCAGATACCCTCAGTTGCCTGAAGCTGAAGTTCCTCTCTGGACTTCAGCAGTCGACGTCGATTTTATGCAAACAGACTTTCCGGACCCTGGCCCCGTCACCGTCCAGGTCTATGATTTGAAGAAATCGATTAAGCGGTTCATGGAAACAGAGAAAATACCGGAAAAACAGGCCCGCGAGTGGATCAGGTTGCTGATACAGAACCAGTTCAACTTTTTGAAACCGTCAGGCCAGTCGCTCGACAGTCTCCCCGCAGAGGATGTGCCTCAGGCAGAATTTGGGGAAGAACAGCAGTTGGTCGTCCGCGCACCGGCTGCCTGGCAGAAGGAACTGGAAATCCAGTTGAAAGCCTGGGAAAAGAGCGGCCTGCGACAGGTAACTTTTGAAACCCGCACCGCAGCATTGTCGACCGATATTTCCAGTCTGGCAGATTTCGAATGGAACAGTCTGGAAGCCTTTGGACCTGAAACACAGACCCACTTCGATCAACTGCCGGAGTCAGGCCAGAATACCCTTCAGGCCAGTGCTGTTGTCGATGAATATTTTCCGATCCGGGTCGCCGTTTTGAATCAGGGGCAGCAGCGTCAATTTCTCCAGGTGGCCCAGGCTGATAGCAGGTCCTCCCTGTTGTTTGCTCCCAAAGTAACCCTGTTCAATGGACAACGAGTGATACTCGGCAATACGATCAGTCGTCCTTTTTTAACGGGTCTGCACAAGCAGCCGGACGGACAATTGAAACCAGTCGTCGAAACGATTGGCGAAGGTCTGCACTTTACACTCCGACCGGAATACGCAGCAGATTGCTCCACGCTGCATCTGAGTGGCCTGATTCAACTGAGCCGGATCCTGGATGTCAATCTCTATGATTCCGAGATCCAGGGCAAACCGGTCACCATTCAGGTTCCCCGTGTATTCCGCAGGCGGATCTCCGTTTCCTCCAACCTGCAGGATCACCAGGCATTGTTGATCTGTATTCCTCCTTCCCCTCATGAAAATCAGTTTCAATACCTGATGCTCAAAGTCCGATTCATCAACGATGCTGACAACTTCGGTAGCCTGCAATAAATCCAGTCTCGCCCACTTGATTCGTTCTTGCTGTGCACAAACTTTGATCTGATGAAAACGACCTCACAGACTCTGATTGCTCCTGAAAACAGACGCTGCATAGTGTAAAATAAAAACAGCGCCATGCATCATCATAGCCTGACACGAAGGCCTCTATTACAAACGGGAGTATCAGAGCATGTCACAGAAACCGACAGTGGACCAGTACATCGAGTCTTTAAAAAAAGGTCGGAAACGAAATTACATCCTGATTGGGATTTTTATCATTTCTTTGATGCTTCAGGAGATTTTCACCGCTCGTGGCACGGATGTTTTCATGGTGATCTTTACGACTCTCTTTATTGCTGATCTCATCTGTCAGGGACATCTGATCTCTGTCCTTGAACTGCTAAAAGAAACCTCCACTCCCCAGACCGAACCGGAAACCATGGAGACCGTAGCGTCCTGAACAACTCGTAATGCCAGCACCATGAAACGCCGCAAACGCATTCTGCATCTCACACTTTTTATCCTCATTGGTCTCGCCAGTCTGGCGTTCCTCCTCTATCTCTTCTTCCAGCTCGGATTGTCCTCCTTCATTTTTGGCAGCCCAGACATTCCCGACTACGCCATCTTCTTCGGGCTCTGTCTGATCATCGTGATTCCCATGCTGCTGGCCATCGTGCTCAAAGGGGACGACGATTCCGCCGACTGACCAGAATCCTCATCCCTGCACAAATACCCGTCTCAACATCCCACCACTGAATTTTCTCCACCTTCAACTGAACAGATTCGACTGGAACCGCCCACGCCGAACCGTATGTTTGTTCCAGTTTGGCTCGCGCGCGAGGCCGGTGCTGCGTGCACTGCATCTGAAGAATCACTGACGCAGCTTCACCTGAATTACCGTCGTTTTTCATCAGTTTTCCACCGGAACATTTCGAACCCGTTCGCCATGTTCTCTTCAATTGATCGGGCCACATCAGGACAAAAATCAGGACAGATCGGGACAAAATCCCGGACAAAACAGGACAAAAACTGGACACACCAGGACAGAGTTTTGTCTTGACACCCACGCGCCCCTCAACAGAATGAAATAATTCCCGAGATATCGAAACCATGCCCCACAGCAGTCGCATCCAGCAGCAGTAACAGATAAATCCATCCATGTTAATTTCCCGGAGAAGATCATAACCAGCATCACTGACAACCTGCACCAGCAGAATATTTCGTGTCTTTCGTACTTTTCGTGGTTGTAAACCGCGCAGCATGCAGGCCGGTTAAACACAAAGAGAAATCCTACATATCGGCTCCAGCGAGGACAGAGAAAATAAAACCAGTGCCAAAGCAGCACCGGTGAAAAGAGAGGATCGCCAGCAGCAAGCAAAGAAATGAGAGCAGGGTGAGCCCGAATAAAATTCGGGCCGAGCGCAGCGAGCGGGAAACTGACAGAGAATAGCTTGAATGGATCAACAGGCCCCAACCCTGAGCGGCAAGGCACCAGGTAGTGATTTTAATTATTCTCAGAACTACGACTACAGACAAGCCAAATTAGCCGCAGAGCGTTAGTCCCGGTTGAAACGACTTTGGTATAGACAATCCGAATTATGAAACACTACCTGGCAGAAAATTTCGTGTCTTTCGTGCATTTCGTGGTAGAAAAGAAAATACATCGAGTGCCATCCATGAGGAAGCTTCTGCCCTCTTGCGGCATCATGCAAATCACCGCCCCACCTGATCCTCCATGATCTGGCGGGTTTCCCGTAAAGCCGCCTCCCATTCCCCCTGCCGGGCCTGCCTGATAATTTCGCCCAGCCATTCCGCTTCCCGCTCACTGATTTCCTCTTGCTCCAGCGAACTCTGAATCAGTTCCTCCACCGCTTCCAGTCGTTCCTGACTTTTCTGATTACAGACCGAATACAGTGCCTTGGAAATTTCATACGTCTTCGGCGAGACCTCCGGGTAACCGCAGCCGGACAGTAACAGTCCCCCGCATAGAAATAGAACCAGTGCTAAAGTGAATCGATGTGGCATCTTAATACTCCCCGATCAATTCACCCTCATTCAGACTGGAGAGTGAGGCCCACAGCAAAAGATCGACATTCTCAGACACAAACCGCACCGAGCCGTCCCCCAGGCAGACATGCCCGCCCCCCACATGTTCGGAAAACATCTGCCCCACATGATAGGTCGGAAAGTTCACCGGGTGGATGATCGGAAAGCCGGTGATGTCCAGCTCGCCGCCCGAAGGCCCCGCATGAATCAGCGACAGCGTCGCCGCGGCGTCCGGCCCATTCTCCGGCGTGGAAAACCGGGGATGCGTAAAAGCCCCCGGCACCACACCCACCCATGTTTTATCGCTCAGTCGTGACGAATGCTCGCCCAGGAAGATCGTATTCGACAGGCCGTCGGTCGCATCCCGCATCCGGGTTCGCGAATTGCGAAAGAACGGTCCGTCGGCCACTTTCGAAGCATCGCCGTTAATCGTGACTGTTGTCGTGGTCTTAGTATAGATGTTCGTAAAGATCACGCCCGTCGTACTCGCCCCGCATTCCCCCCAGCACGATTCCTGACCATGGCTGGCGACATAATGCGAGCGACCGAACAGCAGCTGCGCACCCCCTTTGAGCAGCGGGTTACCGGCACTGTCCCGTACCAGAAACGGTTCATCGCCCCCCGACGCAGACGGACACAGAAAGACCGGCAGCGTCGTCTGTGCCGCTCCCGCATTCACCAGATCCCAGCAGGGCCGGTTCACATCCAGTGCGTTATAGACATTCGCCTGATCCAGGTAAGGCAGCAGCATCATACTCCAGGTCCACCCTGGCGCCGCATCCCAGGTCGTCGGATCAATCTCCGCCCAGCCCGGACCGGAACCGTTACTGGTGCCGTACGAATAATAGCCCGCGGGAAACGCGGAATGCGTATCGTGATAATTATGCAGCGCAATCCCCAGCTGCTTCAGATTGTTCTTACACTGACTCCGCCGCGCCGCCTCCCGCGCCTGCTGAACCGCAGGCAAAAGCAGGGCAATCAAAGTCGCAATAATCGCAATCACCACCAGCAGTTCAATCAAAGTAAAACCACGGCGGGACAGACGGGCAGGCGGGTAGCTCATCAAAGAAAACCTTTACAGGAAAGTAAAAACGGCAGGTTCTAAAAAGTAGCCAAGGCTACAAATTGCGAGGCGAAAAAATGTAGCCAAGGCTACATATGCTTTCATATTGTAGCCCGTGCTACAAATCTGTCAATCAAAAACAGAAAAAATTCAGGCGGGCTGCAAATGTAGTCCCTGCTTCGCAGGCAACAGAAAAGACTAAATTAGCCGCAGGACGTTAGCCCCGGTTGAAACGACTTTGCTATATCACATCTGAATTAAGAAACGCTACCTGGCCGCCGGTAAAGAAGGATGACGCTGATTCCAGAACCGGTGGCTAGCGCCATTCCGCTCACATGTCCGGGTAAGCCCGAATGCAATTCGGGCCGAGCGCAGCGAGCAGGAAACTGACAGGGAAAGAGTACGAACCGCTCTCCACAGCTTCAATCATCTGAGCGACAAGGCACCAGCCACCGGTTTTGAACCTCCATTACCAGCCAGCCTCCTCGCACAGATCGTCGCAGCCTCACCAGAAATTTCGTGTCTTTCGTGCATTTCGTGGTAGAAAAAAGATGGTTCCGGACTGTGATAAGCCCCCCGATCCGAAATCCACTTTTCAGCCGGGGCCCATAACAGTTAAACTGAAAGCTGGCTCGGGAGGCACTTCAACATGCTCAGCAAAATCCAACAGTTTCTGCCTCTGGTCGGTCTGCTCTGCTTCATATTGGGACAGCTGACCGCAATCTGGGGAGGTCCCTGGTGGGGATATCTCCTGCCACTGCCCGTGGGCTTTGGTATCTTTATCTTCGTCGGCTGGATTCTGATCTCAGGCCAGCAGACCCTGATTGGCATCGTCGCCTGCCTGATGCTCACCGGCAGCCTGACTCGGCTGTTTGATACCGGCTTCAATTCGCTCTGGTTCCACGAATCCGCCTTCGCCCTCTTCACCAGCCTGGGAACACTCCTTCTGGTACTGTCTGTTCCAGTCATAGATCCTGGCACAACTTAAGAGCACACAAGACTTGAGGGACAGGGTGGTACTGTTGGCTTGCCCAACAGCGATCGAGCCTGACACGCACCTCATTTTAGTGCCTTTAGTGGTAGAAACCATTGACGCTCCCGAACTGTGATTAATCCCTCGCAACCCAAAATCAACATTCCCACCAGTCAGCAGATCACCTAAACTAAGCACACCAGAAGCCGCCACCGGACGCGGTTTCCCCAGGCATAAATCCCGCTGAACTCAACCCTGTCGCTACCTGAATTCAGCACCATTTCAAGGATGCAGACCTTCATGTCGACCGTGGCACAGGAAATCGATGCAGAGGCAACCGGAGGGAAAAAGACGCGGGTCCTCGCCGCCGGGTTTATCGGCAATATTCTCGAATGGTACGACTTCGCCGTCTACGGCTTTTTCGCACCCACGATCGGCAAACTCTTCTTTCCCGCCGCAGACGCCCGCACGTCGCTGATCGCCGCCTTCGGTGCGTTCGCCGCCGGCTTTCTGATGCGGCCCGTCGGAGCCGTCGTGTTCGGGCACATCGGCGATCGCATCGGTCGCAAGAAAGCACTCACCCTGTCTGTGATGATGATGGCCATCCCCACGATGCTGGTCGGACTCCTCCCCACCCACGCCCAGATTGGCATCTCCGCCGCGATTCTGATGATCATTCTCCGCATGATTCAGGGCGTCTCGGTAGGCGGCGAATATACGAGCTCGTTTGTGTTCCTCGTCGAACATGCCCCGCCTCACCGCCGCGCCTTTTTCGGCGCCTGGAGTATGATCGGTGCGACCTGCGGCATTCTGCTCGGTTCCGCTGTCGGCGCCCTGATCAACAGCTTCACCACCGACATCCAGCTGCAGAGCTGGGGCTGGCGGATTCCCTTCCTCGCCGGGGTGCTGGTCGCTGTCGTCGGTTATTTCATTCGTCACGGCATTCCCGATCAACCTCTCGCCGAAGAACTGGCCGAGCAGGAACCCAGCTCGCCGCTGAAAGATGCCTGGACCGGCCATCGCACCGAAATGCTGCAGTCGTCGGGCCTGAACATGATGAACGCGGTTACGTTTTACACCGTTTTCATATACCTCTCGACCTGGCTCGTCGAAGAAGTGGGCGAATCCCGCGCAGAGGCCCTCGACATCAACACGCTCAGCATGGCCGCCCTCACGGTGTTCGTCCCCATCGCCGCGATACTCGCCGACCGCTTCGGCCGCAAGCCGCTGCTGCTCATCGGTTCCGCCGGCGTCGCGATTCTCTCCCCCGCACTGCTCAGGCTGATGCATCACCACGAGTTCACACTGATTCTCACCGGCCAGATCGGTTTCGCCGTGCTGGTCGCCTGCTTCGCCGGCGCGATCCCCGCCACGATTACGGAACTCTTCAAGCGGGGCGTGCGTGTCAGCGCCGCCAGCGTCAGTTATAATTTACCGTTCGCCATCTTCGGAGGCACCGCCCCGATGGTCGCCGCCTGGCTGGTCAAAGCGACCGGCAATCCACTGGCCATCGCCTGGTATCTCTCCGCCATCGCCGCCATTTCGTTCTGTATCATCCTCACGATCAAAGAAACGAAAGGCCGCTCGCTGGAGGAGTGAACCGGCCAGGAAGTCACCCACATGAAAACAGGCAAACGTAGAAACTGGTTCTTGTTCCTCGCGTTTCTCCTGACCACCGTCGGTCTTCTGGGTTTCCTCCTGTATCAGCAGAACGTCGCCATTTCGCGGGCGGAAGAGAATCTTCGCGCGCGAGGCTGCAAGGTCAGTGCGAGCAGCAACCTCGATCCCCTGTATCGACTCGTCGGGAAAGCCTTGCCGGGAGTCTCGCTCCCCCGGTTCTCTCGCGGTGAAATCCGGATCAGCTGCAGCATCTTCGACTCCCCCGGTCAGATGTCAGAGGTTTACGAGGACCTGGAAATACTCGCTCCCCTGGTCAAAGGATTTCATTGTGAACGGGCTCTGGTCAACGACCGGGTAGCCCCGATCGTGGGAAAGATGATTCACCTGACCCGCCTCAGCTTTGACGGGACTGAATTAACGGACGTCGGTGCCCGGGAGCTGGCTCCTCTGAAAAATCTGGGCTGGTTGTCGATCCATGCTCCCCAGATCACCGATGACGGCCTCGGCTGGATCACGGAATGCCGGGACTTATGGAGGATTTACCTGCTTGATGCCCAAATTGGTGATGCCACCCTCCAGCGAATCTCGACGTTACCGGAACTGGATACCGTTTATCTCTGGGGTTCCACGGTCTCTTCCACCGATCTGCGGCATCTCAAACAACTCAAAAAACTACGCTGGCTTGTGCTCAGCAGAACTGAGATCGATGACCGGGCCGCACCGTTTCTGGGCGAACTGCACTCCGTGAAAACTCTCGATCTGGGAGAAACGCAGGTCGGTGACGAAGTCTGTGCCGCACTCGCCCGGCTTAATCAACTGAAAAAGCTGATGCTGGATGAGACCGCGGTTACTGACACAGGCGTCTGCGCGCTGCTGGAGGGGAGTCCTCACCTGGAAGAGCTCAACTTACGTAACTGTCACATCACCGCAGCAGCCTTTCGGAACCTGAAATCATGGCCGCCCCGTCTGACTCACATCATGCTGAATGGCGCCGACATGTCAGATCACGAAGCCCTGCAGATATTTCAGGAGCATCCCCAGCTGACCGCGTTTGGCTATAATGCCAAAGATATGGGTCCCGGGATGGAGGAACAGTTTGATCGAATTCGGGAAGCACGTCGAGTGCAGGAAAAGTGAGCAACAAACCTGAAATGAATTCCCCTCAGAAACAGAATGACTCGAACGCTCTACACGCCTGTGCCAGGTGTGAGTCGCTCTTCGGCCCGGAGAGACACTCGCTCAAAATGTGGGACGGAAAACGCTACTGCGTCGCATGTATCAATGCGGCATCACCGGAATTGCTTTCCTTTGCGAGAGCACATGCTTATCTCGAAGAAACCCTGACGCTCGATGTGATCTCCCGTAAGAAATTCTACAAATACAATTTTTTCTATCCGCTGATTGGTCTTTTAGTAATTTTTTTCCCCTTAGGTTGGTTGGTCGTCGGCTTCTGGAATGGCTTCCTGCTTGCCTTGTTCCCGGTTGCCTTTCTGCTACCGCTCTATCTGCTGTCTCTGAAGCTCGATGCTGCAGGCAAAAGTGCAGCTGAGGAACTGCCGCGCACGCTGGTCGTGCAAAATAATCAGCTGATCGTCGTGCACGAACAGGAATCGCAGTTTTACGATCTTTCAGAGCTCTATTATTATGAGAGCGACACCGATCGTACGGTCGACAATCTTTATCTGGAAAACCGTCCTGCCCTGATTCTGGAAAAAACACCCGGCTGGAACTGGCAGCGCTTCGTGTGGGAGGAAATTCGCTATGCCTGTGGTCTCACACCCGAGAAGCGTGAACTCTGGAGCAGTTTCTTTCAATTGATCGAGCTACCACGGAAAGAAATGTCGAGCACCCGGAGCTATCATTTCAAATGGACTTTACTTGTTGTGACATTCATACTGCTGAGCCTCGTCATCATGGTAATCAGCTATCGCACCTGTTTCATGCTGATTGCCTTGCTGACGTGGATTTATCCCTTACAGGCATTGAGTACGGCCAAACGTATTTCTACGAAAGTAGTGACGGTCTGCGGAGCACTGCTTATGAATGGGTTTATGTTTTTTGCCTTTGTCAGCCGTAATGCAATGTATGCAGGCCTGTTCTGCCTGGTAGAGATGTGCTTGTTCCTGGTCGTAGCGTTCTACATCAG contains:
- a CDS encoding MFS transporter, which codes for MSTVAQEIDAEATGGKKTRVLAAGFIGNILEWYDFAVYGFFAPTIGKLFFPAADARTSLIAAFGAFAAGFLMRPVGAVVFGHIGDRIGRKKALTLSVMMMAIPTMLVGLLPTHAQIGISAAILMIILRMIQGVSVGGEYTSSFVFLVEHAPPHRRAFFGAWSMIGATCGILLGSAVGALINSFTTDIQLQSWGWRIPFLAGVLVAVVGYFIRHGIPDQPLAEELAEQEPSSPLKDAWTGHRTEMLQSSGLNMMNAVTFYTVFIYLSTWLVEEVGESRAEALDINTLSMAALTVFVPIAAILADRFGRKPLLLIGSAGVAILSPALLRLMHHHEFTLILTGQIGFAVLVACFAGAIPATITELFKRGVRVSAASVSYNLPFAIFGGTAPMVAAWLVKATGNPLAIAWYLSAIAAISFCIILTIKETKGRSLEE
- a CDS encoding DUF1559 domain-containing protein, coding for MSYPPARLSRRGFTLIELLVVIAIIATLIALLLPAVQQAREAARRSQCKNNLKQLGIALHNYHDTHSAFPAGYYSYGTSNGSGPGWAEIDPTTWDAAPGWTWSMMLLPYLDQANVYNALDVNRPCWDLVNAGAAQTTLPVFLCPSASGGDEPFLVRDSAGNPLLKGGAQLLFGRSHYVASHGQESCWGECGASTTGVIFTNIYTKTTTTVTINGDASKVADGPFFRNSRTRMRDATDGLSNTIFLGEHSSRLSDKTWVGVVPGAFTHPRFSTPENGPDAAATLSLIHAGPSGGELDITGFPIIHPVNFPTYHVGQMFSEHVGGGHVCLGDGSVRFVSENVDLLLWASLSSLNEGELIGEY
- a CDS encoding M56 family metallopeptidase, whose translation is MNGFEQTLVTLNNTAEPVIETLIAPALTAAFLMLFVLAVNLLLRKWLTAAQMGLLWGLVLLRLAMPFGPESSFSLQNLIFVIEQNTIEAERPVDPWRPADQVSQWATPDSAPQAVALLATNPAPEPENGFTTALFQKLIYLLDFLLSWSPFIWLAGAIGLLSRTIIGHWRFTRIVSRGTAASDGRLIQLWADCCREVSFRRTIPIVILDELAQPAVCGLFRPKLLLPADVADLDDRQLRLIMLHELTHLIRRDLWVNWILFGLKLLYWWNPTYWLAATRYFSLREQSRDAMVLHWLEQHHVNQQEFDYPRDYSELLLTLAQRPDTGARWRISLPVSMLGFLKNPLRKRSLANRLKALRTATVKVHPLHRTLVISALMLFTISGLTDARYPQLPEAEVPLWTSAVDVDFMQTDFPDPGPVTVQVYDLKKSIKRFMETEKIPEKQAREWIRLLIQNQFNFLKPSGQSLDSLPAEDVPQAEFGEEQQLVVRAPAAWQKELEIQLKAWEKSGLRQVTFETRTAALSTDISSLADFEWNSLEAFGPETQTHFDQLPESGQNTLQASAVVDEYFPIRVAVLNQGQQRQFLQVAQADSRSSLLFAPKVTLFNGQRVILGNTISRPFLTGLHKQPDGQLKPVVETIGEGLHFTLRPEYAADCSTLHLSGLIQLSRILDVNLYDSEIQGKPVTIQVPRVFRRRISVSSNLQDHQALLICIPPSPHENQFQYLMLKVRFINDADNFGSLQ
- a CDS encoding leucine-rich repeat domain-containing protein, translated to MKTGKRRNWFLFLAFLLTTVGLLGFLLYQQNVAISRAEENLRARGCKVSASSNLDPLYRLVGKALPGVSLPRFSRGEIRISCSIFDSPGQMSEVYEDLEILAPLVKGFHCERALVNDRVAPIVGKMIHLTRLSFDGTELTDVGARELAPLKNLGWLSIHAPQITDDGLGWITECRDLWRIYLLDAQIGDATLQRISTLPELDTVYLWGSTVSSTDLRHLKQLKKLRWLVLSRTEIDDRAAPFLGELHSVKTLDLGETQVGDEVCAALARLNQLKKLMLDETAVTDTGVCALLEGSPHLEELNLRNCHITAAAFRNLKSWPPRLTHIMLNGADMSDHEALQIFQEHPQLTAFGYNAKDMGPGMEEQFDRIREARRVQEK